The proteins below come from a single Salinilacihabitans rarus genomic window:
- a CDS encoding HAD family hydrolase, whose translation MAVSFDLFGTLVDVDRPVEPAAAVADELAARGVAVPDGWADLYASAHVDAPAGAEVPLPAHVGRALASAGVDYEANAVRRAVVAAFDPDVGTRDGAPAAVAAARERGPVAVCSNCSVPELVSRTLIRSALDRDAFDAVVTSVACGWRKPAPEIFETTADRLGVDPADLVHVGDDPETDGGVEAVGGTAVLLDETPLADVPAALEVISA comes from the coding sequence GTGGCAGTATCGTTCGACCTCTTCGGCACGCTCGTCGACGTCGACCGGCCGGTAGAGCCCGCGGCGGCGGTCGCCGACGAACTCGCGGCCCGCGGCGTCGCGGTCCCGGACGGCTGGGCGGACCTGTACGCGTCCGCCCACGTCGACGCCCCCGCGGGCGCCGAGGTGCCGCTCCCCGCACACGTCGGCCGGGCGCTCGCGAGCGCCGGCGTCGACTACGAGGCCAACGCCGTCAGGCGCGCGGTCGTCGCGGCGTTCGACCCCGACGTCGGGACCCGGGACGGCGCGCCCGCGGCGGTCGCCGCCGCCCGCGAGCGCGGCCCCGTCGCCGTCTGTTCGAACTGCAGCGTTCCGGAACTCGTCTCGCGGACGCTGATCCGCTCGGCCCTCGACCGCGACGCGTTCGACGCCGTCGTCACGAGCGTCGCCTGCGGCTGGCGCAAGCCCGCGCCCGAGATATTCGAGACGACGGCGGACCGACTCGGCGTCGACCCCGCCGACCTCGTCCACGTCGGCGACGACCCGGAGACCGACGGCGGGGTCGAGGCGGTCGGCGGGACCGCGGTGCTCCTCGACGAGACGCCGCTGGCCGACGTGCCCGCCGCACTCGAGGTGATCTCGGCGTGA